One genomic window of Archangium lipolyticum includes the following:
- a CDS encoding serine aminopeptidase domain-containing protein, producing MKKTLMLMLAVSWMCACAQVARPAGQWAVGSRTWVAAHEPEVLDVLADAPGTVRKLPVKAYFPVDGKAGELSDNTTYTPAGNPVLVFVHGTGSELDAHSYLAEELASRGWVVLTAAHPGLARTADYPKDPSRGPSKKLQELLAKSAFGDPFVRDAVELLESDVRLMVRSAAAELPGLSLDRISYGGHSMGAVVTMGLCREPESNCAAFVNLDGPPLADLADAGEGSSRIEPRPVTKPMLIVTSELMTTGEKTKDLWASIDAQARLGDAPMLSARLLKAGHLDLSDAPMDMGHVLIGLLFGEGAAGSIDPVRAVDSTKAVVARFLERYGHCDARADVLQEVRAWPELEVRDARRLDEPPTCP from the coding sequence GTGAAGAAGACGCTGATGCTGATGCTGGCCGTGTCCTGGATGTGCGCATGCGCGCAGGTCGCGAGGCCAGCGGGACAGTGGGCCGTTGGTTCGCGCACCTGGGTGGCGGCGCACGAGCCCGAGGTGCTCGACGTGCTCGCCGACGCTCCCGGCACCGTGCGGAAGCTGCCGGTGAAGGCGTATTTCCCCGTCGACGGGAAGGCGGGAGAGCTGTCGGACAACACCACCTACACGCCCGCGGGCAACCCGGTGCTGGTCTTCGTGCATGGCACGGGCAGCGAGCTCGACGCCCATTCCTACCTCGCCGAGGAGCTGGCGAGCCGCGGATGGGTGGTGTTGACCGCGGCGCACCCGGGCCTCGCGCGCACCGCCGACTACCCGAAGGACCCGAGCAGAGGGCCGTCGAAGAAGCTGCAGGAGCTCCTCGCGAAGAGCGCCTTCGGAGACCCCTTCGTCCGCGACGCGGTCGAGCTGCTCGAGAGCGACGTGCGGCTCATGGTCAGGTCCGCGGCGGCCGAGCTGCCGGGACTCTCCCTCGACCGGATCTCCTATGGCGGACACTCCATGGGAGCCGTCGTCACCATGGGCCTCTGCCGGGAGCCCGAGTCGAACTGCGCTGCCTTCGTGAACCTCGACGGCCCGCCGCTGGCCGACCTGGCCGACGCGGGTGAGGGCTCCTCACGCATCGAGCCCAGGCCGGTAACGAAGCCGATGCTGATCGTCACCTCCGAGCTGATGACCACCGGGGAGAAGACGAAGGACCTGTGGGCATCGATCGACGCGCAGGCGCGGCTCGGTGACGCGCCCATGCTCTCGGCTCGGCTGTTGAAGGCCGGCCACCTGGATCTCTCCGATGCGCCGATGGACATGGGCCATGTGCTCATCGGCCTGCTGTTCGGAGAGGGAGCGGCGGGCAGCATCGATCCCGTGCGCGCCGTCGACTCCACCAAGGCCGTGGTGGCCCGCTTCCTCGAGCGGTACGGCCACTGCGATGCGCGGGCCGACGTGCTCCAGGAGGTCCGCGCGTGGCCCGAGCTCGAGGTGCGTGACGCCCGGCGGCTCGACGAACCCCCCACCTGTCCCTGA
- a CDS encoding TetR/AcrR family transcriptional regulator: MAKRKSRSQYHHGDLRTALMEAAVELAAREGVDAVLLSTLARKTGVSGTAPFRHFPSRQALLVAVAEEGARRLIARMQAATAGETDPGEAQRRGAMAYVRFAVEEPGYFRILTRAETLQESELVASLNTGARKAMEAAFGGSAASVSAEVTARSAAHLAAQALVFGLARMLVDGLLGEVDGATAERLAFEVTGVLGQGLEATLAPGPRRP, from the coding sequence ATGGCGAAGCGCAAATCCCGCTCCCAGTACCACCACGGAGACCTCCGCACCGCGCTGATGGAGGCAGCGGTCGAGCTCGCGGCTCGTGAAGGAGTCGACGCGGTCCTGCTGTCGACACTGGCGCGCAAGACTGGCGTTTCGGGCACGGCGCCCTTCCGCCATTTCCCCTCACGCCAGGCCCTGCTCGTCGCCGTGGCGGAAGAGGGCGCCCGCCGGCTGATCGCGCGCATGCAGGCCGCGACCGCGGGTGAGACCGATCCCGGGGAGGCCCAACGCCGGGGAGCCATGGCCTACGTGCGCTTCGCCGTCGAGGAGCCGGGTTACTTCCGGATCCTGACGCGCGCCGAGACCCTCCAGGAGTCCGAGTTGGTGGCCAGCCTCAACACGGGGGCTCGCAAGGCGATGGAGGCCGCGTTCGGCGGCTCCGCGGCGTCCGTGAGCGCCGAGGTGACGGCTCGCAGCGCCGCGCATCTGGCGGCTCAGGCGCTCGTCTTCGGGTTGGCGCGGATGCTCGTCGATGGCCTGTTGGGCGAGGTCGACGGAGCAACGGCCGAGCGCCTCGCCTTCGAGGTGACGGGGGTTCTCGGCCAGGGGCTCGAAGCCACGCTGGCGCCCGGGCCGCGCCGCCCCTGA
- a CDS encoding alpha,alpha-trehalose-phosphate synthase (UDP-forming) — MTRSVRFIIALVVGLAVLTGVALFAVGSTTRAWFEKDMRLRAELAVSGARDSLLERMALGDGEGLARLLGELTRDERIMAAAICDASPHRLASTPEYPGTLGCGDRSSLAGPERRDSGEPTPFAVRTRLKGGEVQTNVVPLLEGSRVRGYVILVHDLSWVERREGTTQAFLLAAFAILAIAAPVVTLIAARISWRGWSEQLRRLLQGEGQQGSAREFQPILADVRELVERLHQEKEQEGEGGTWTANRLKSTLTRHLSGERVIIVANREPYIHQRAPDGSIQVSHPASGLVTALEPVMRACSGVWVAHGSGSADHETADAHGRVRVPPGEQSYTLRRVWLSKEEEQGYYYGFANEGLWPLCHIADTRPLFRAEDWRHYREVNRRFADAVCEEVEGEDPVILVQDYHFALAPRMIRERLPRATIITFWHIPWPNSERFGICPWRVELLEGMLGASILGFHTQAHCNNFLDAVDRFLEARLDREQNAVVHRKRQSLVRPYPISIEWPSQWAQATPPVRECRASVLAELGLPPDTLLGVGVDRLDYTKGIEERLLAVERTLERAPHLRGRLTFVQLAAPSRTVIERYRQLNASVEALTERINQRFGTGNYRPIILLRAHHEPLSVFRYYRAADFCYVSSLHDGMNLVAKEFIAAREDEQGVLVLSHFTGAARELTEALIVNPYDLEEASAAILAAVEMPREEQAARMRSLRAFVAEFNVYRWAGRMLVDAARLRQRDRLNVRLPGRGLNLVPGGGQRVG, encoded by the coding sequence ATGACACGCTCCGTACGGTTCATCATCGCACTGGTGGTGGGTCTCGCCGTCCTCACCGGGGTGGCGCTGTTCGCGGTGGGCAGTACCACCCGGGCCTGGTTCGAAAAGGACATGCGGTTGAGGGCGGAACTGGCGGTGAGTGGCGCCCGCGACTCGTTGCTCGAGCGCATGGCCCTGGGGGATGGGGAGGGCCTCGCGCGGCTGCTGGGGGAGCTGACCCGGGACGAGCGCATCATGGCCGCCGCCATCTGTGACGCGAGCCCGCACCGCCTGGCCAGCACGCCCGAGTATCCGGGGACGCTCGGGTGTGGCGACCGGAGCTCCCTGGCGGGGCCGGAGCGTAGGGACTCCGGGGAGCCCACCCCCTTCGCCGTGCGCACCCGGCTCAAGGGCGGCGAGGTGCAGACCAACGTGGTGCCACTGCTGGAGGGCTCGCGCGTGCGGGGCTACGTCATTCTCGTGCACGACCTGAGCTGGGTGGAGCGGCGAGAGGGGACGACGCAGGCCTTCCTGCTCGCGGCCTTCGCCATCCTGGCCATCGCGGCCCCGGTGGTGACGCTCATCGCGGCGCGCATCTCCTGGCGCGGGTGGAGCGAGCAACTGCGGCGGCTGCTACAGGGAGAGGGCCAGCAGGGCTCCGCGCGCGAGTTCCAGCCCATCCTCGCGGACGTGCGCGAGCTGGTGGAGCGGCTGCACCAGGAGAAGGAGCAGGAGGGCGAGGGCGGCACGTGGACGGCCAACCGGCTCAAGAGCACGCTGACGCGGCACTTGAGTGGCGAGCGCGTCATCATCGTGGCCAACCGCGAGCCCTACATCCACCAGCGCGCCCCGGACGGCAGCATCCAGGTGTCGCACCCGGCCAGCGGGCTCGTCACCGCGCTCGAGCCGGTGATGCGCGCGTGCTCCGGCGTGTGGGTGGCGCATGGCAGCGGCAGCGCGGACCACGAGACGGCGGATGCGCACGGCCGCGTGCGCGTGCCTCCGGGCGAGCAGTCCTACACGCTTCGGCGCGTGTGGCTGTCGAAGGAGGAGGAGCAGGGCTACTACTACGGCTTCGCCAACGAGGGCCTCTGGCCGCTGTGCCACATCGCCGATACGCGCCCCCTCTTCCGCGCCGAGGACTGGCGGCACTACCGCGAGGTCAACCGCCGCTTCGCCGACGCCGTCTGCGAGGAGGTGGAGGGAGAGGACCCCGTCATCCTCGTGCAGGACTACCACTTCGCGCTCGCGCCCCGGATGATTCGCGAGCGGCTGCCCCGCGCCACCATCATCACCTTCTGGCACATCCCCTGGCCCAACTCGGAGCGCTTCGGCATCTGCCCCTGGCGCGTGGAGCTGCTGGAGGGAATGCTCGGCGCGAGCATCCTGGGCTTCCACACCCAGGCGCACTGCAACAACTTCCTGGACGCGGTGGACCGCTTCCTGGAGGCGCGGCTGGACCGGGAGCAGAACGCCGTGGTGCACCGCAAGCGGCAGAGCCTCGTGCGCCCCTACCCCATCTCCATCGAGTGGCCGAGCCAGTGGGCCCAGGCCACGCCCCCCGTGCGCGAGTGCCGCGCCTCCGTACTGGCCGAGCTCGGACTGCCTCCGGACACGCTGCTCGGCGTGGGCGTGGACCGGCTGGACTACACCAAGGGCATTGAAGAGCGGCTGCTCGCGGTGGAGCGCACGCTGGAGCGCGCCCCCCACCTGCGCGGCCGGCTCACCTTCGTGCAGCTCGCCGCGCCCAGCCGCACCGTCATCGAGCGCTACCGCCAGCTCAACGCCAGCGTGGAGGCGCTCACCGAGCGCATCAACCAGCGCTTCGGCACTGGCAACTACCGCCCCATCATCCTGCTGCGCGCCCACCACGAGCCGCTCTCGGTGTTCCGCTACTACCGCGCGGCGGACTTCTGCTACGTGTCCTCGCTGCACGACGGGATGAACCTGGTGGCCAAGGAGTTCATCGCCGCGCGCGAGGACGAGCAGGGCGTGCTCGTGCTCAGCCACTTCACCGGGGCGGCGCGCGAGCTCACCGAGGCGCTCATCGTCAATCCGTATGACCTGGAGGAAGCGAGCGCCGCCATCCTCGCCGCGGTGGAGATGCCCCGGGAGGAGCAGGCCGCGCGCATGCGCTCGCTGCGCGCCTTCGTGGCCGAGTTCAACGTGTACCGCTGGGCGGGGCGGATGCTGGTGGACGCGGCCCGGCTGCGCCAGAGGGACAGGCTCAACGTGCGGCTGCCCGGCCGGGGGCTGAACCTCGTCCCCGGAGGGGGACAGCGCGTGGGCTGA
- a CDS encoding trans-sulfuration enzyme family protein: MSTDLHLAGISSAESLLVAAGRDRRPGAPLNRPPVPASNFVLGTERAYARDDGTPTWEALEEIVGLLEGGHAVAFASGMAGVAAIFDQLRVGSQVVIPDDCYQGVVGLAESGRQKGLWSLRRLAVDDTEGWKRACADADLIWLESPSNPLLAVADVRAICSAARKPTALVAVDNTFATSLNQRPLDLGADVSFQSATKFIGGHSDLLSGVVTVRRDDLRAALRRSRELNGATPGALESYLAVRGARTMALRLERAQANAMVLAERLQAHPRVAHTRYPGLSSHPTHSIARAQLKGFGTIISFDVRGDAAAADAVCSRVRLIQHATSLGAVESTIERRAGIPGQEHLPPSLLRLSVGIENVEELWADLTSALRDE; this comes from the coding sequence ATGAGCACGGACCTACATCTCGCGGGGATCTCATCAGCCGAGTCACTGCTCGTCGCGGCAGGACGCGACCGACGCCCTGGGGCGCCGCTGAACCGGCCACCCGTTCCAGCCTCGAATTTCGTCCTCGGTACCGAACGCGCCTACGCACGAGACGACGGCACGCCCACGTGGGAGGCGCTCGAGGAGATAGTCGGGCTCTTGGAAGGAGGTCATGCCGTCGCGTTCGCCTCGGGCATGGCCGGCGTCGCCGCGATCTTCGACCAACTGCGCGTCGGGTCGCAGGTCGTCATCCCGGACGATTGCTATCAGGGCGTGGTCGGGCTCGCTGAGTCCGGGAGGCAAAAGGGCCTCTGGAGTCTCCGCAGACTGGCGGTCGACGATACGGAGGGATGGAAACGGGCCTGCGCGGACGCAGACCTCATCTGGCTGGAGTCTCCGTCGAATCCGTTGCTGGCCGTGGCCGACGTGCGCGCCATCTGTTCGGCCGCCCGAAAGCCAACTGCCCTCGTGGCAGTCGACAATACGTTCGCGACCTCCCTGAATCAGCGGCCGCTCGACCTGGGCGCTGACGTCTCCTTCCAGTCGGCCACCAAGTTCATCGGGGGGCACTCAGATCTCCTCTCCGGGGTGGTCACCGTGAGGCGCGACGACCTCCGCGCGGCCCTGCGGCGCTCGCGTGAGTTGAACGGAGCCACGCCCGGCGCACTCGAGTCATACCTCGCGGTGCGTGGCGCACGCACGATGGCGCTCAGGCTCGAGCGAGCCCAGGCCAACGCCATGGTCCTCGCGGAGCGCCTGCAGGCACATCCTCGTGTCGCCCATACCCGGTACCCGGGACTGAGCAGCCACCCGACACACTCGATCGCGCGCGCTCAGCTGAAAGGCTTCGGCACCATCATCTCGTTCGACGTTCGCGGCGACGCCGCGGCGGCCGACGCGGTGTGTTCGCGGGTCAGGCTCATTCAACACGCCACCAGCCTGGGGGCCGTCGAGTCGACGATTGAGCGCCGTGCAGGCATCCCCGGCCAGGAGCACTTGCCCCCCTCTCTCCTCAGATTGAGCGTCGGAATCGAGAACGTCGAGGAGCTCTGGGCAGACCTCACCTCGGCCCTGCGGGACGAATAG